TCGAAGGCAAAACCCCCGTATCCTTCACGCCGCGAGAACTCGGGGAAAAAACCCGCGAAGACGCCGATGACGACAAGCTCACCTTCGGTTTTTTCATGCCCGATCCCGAAGGCCGCTTCCTCGCAAACGATTTCGAGGCCGTCTACCCGGAAGAATGGATCGAAAGCCATCGTGAAGAATATCGCCTCAAATCAGGCTACAGAAAATACGCTCCCGTCCGGGTGACCGTAGCTCCTGACGGGCGTGTCGATGCCGCCGGCCTCCCGGGCTGGTTCATTCCAAAAGGCTTCAAATTCTGCCTCAATCCCGACTGTCGCATGACCTACGACTCGTCCACCCGCTCGGATATCTCGAAACTTTCGACCCTGAGCAGTGAGGGCCGCAGCTCGGCAACGACCATGCTGACCCTGTCGGGCCTGCGATATCTCCTCGAAGAGGCGGAAGGTCTCGACGACAAGGCGAAGAAGCTGCTCGGTTTCACGGATAACCGCCAGGATGCCTCCCTCCAGGCGGGTCATTTCAATGACTTCGTCCAGATCCTTCTTCTTCGCAGCGCCCTGCTGGCGGCAATCCTGGACCATCCCGACCATACCCTTCGCGACGACATCCTGACCCAGCAGGTCTTCGCCCATCTTCACCTTGCCCCGGAAGACTTCCTAGCCAACGCCGATGCCCGCGGGAACAGGCTCGAACAGACCCGACGAACACTGCGCGACGTTCTCGGCTACCGGCTCTATTTCGATCTCAAGCGGGGCTGGCGCCTCATGAATCCAAATCTCGAACAGATCGGCCTGCTCGGCATCCGATATCAGGGCATCGATGAGTGCGCCGCCGACGAGGAATCCTGGGCTGCGACTCATCCGTTGCTCGCATCCGCGACGCCGGCCACGAGAAAGGAAATCTGCCGCACGCTTCTCGATACCATGCGACGCGGCCTCTGCATCAAGACCATCTATCTTGACAACCAGCACCAGGAGCAGATCCGCAACCGATCCTTCGCGGACCTCAGGGAACCATGGGGTCTCGCGCCTGACGAACGCATGTTCTGCTCGGCGGTCATGGTTCCGACCTCCTCGCCAGCGAGACTGCGCGATCGCGTCCCGACGGTGTATGTCTCGCTCCGGTCGCGGTTTGGCAAGTTTTTGAAGTTACGCTCGTCGTGGGGTGAAAACCGGTGTGAATGGCCGAAAAAGTTTGACGAAACGGTCTACACCGAGATCATGAGCGGCCTTCTCCGGACCATGACGAATCACGGATTGGTCCAGAATATCGAGCTCGACGGCCGCATCGGTTACCAGGTCGACTCCGGCATCATCGAATGGACCATCGGCGATCCGGCAACGGTTTCGGAAGCCACGGCGACCAAAACCAACGTGTTCTTCCGGACCCTGTATCAGAACGTTGCAAGCGCTCTGACCGGCAAGCACCAGACGCTTCATCAGCTTCGTGCTGCCGAACATACGGCCCAGGTCGATGCCGAGGCTCGCCAGAAGCGTGAAACGGCCTTCCGCGAAGCCGAGCTGCCGCTCCTTTTCTGCTCTCCGACCATGGAACTCGGCGTCGATATCGCCACCCTCAACACCGTCTACCTTCGCAACGTGCCTCCGACGCCGGCGAACTACGCCCAGCGCAGCGGTCGAGCGGGCCGGAGCGGCCAGCCGGCGCTGGTCATCACCTATTGCGCCAACCGGTCCCCGCACGATCAGTATTTCTTCGCCGATCCGACTCGAATGGTGGCCGGCAGCGTGAATCCTCCATCCATCGACCTCGCCAACGAGGACCTTGTCAAAAGCCACCTGCACGCCGTCTGGCTGTCCCAGACCGGGCAGAAGCTCCCCTCCTCGATCCGTGAGGTGCTCGACGTCGAAAAGGAGCTCGATCTCCCCATCCGATCTGACCTCAAACAGACAATGGACACGCAGAGGTGTCGAGAAGGGGCCAGGGAACGCGGCATACGAATTCTCGACATGCTGAAACAGGAGCTGAAGAGCGATCTCGCCGCCTGGTATTCCCCGGAGTGGCTCGAACGCACGATGAACCAGGCGTTTCTTCTCTTCGAGCAGTCGTTCGAGCGCTGGCGCGGCATGTATCAGGCGACCCGGCAGCAGATGGCGCGCACCCACGCAATCACGATGAACGCCACCGCGTCCGATCGCGAGCGGCGCGAGGCGAAACAGCGGTATGACGAGGCCCACACCCAGATGGATATGCTTCTGCAGGCGAAATCCGATCTCAACTCGGATTTCTATACCTATCGCTATCTTGCAAGCCAGGGATTCCTGCCGGGGTACAATTTTCCGAGACTTCCGCTTCTCGCCTATATTCCAGGCCGACGGGAACGGGTCGGCAGGGACACCTTCCTGTCACGCCCCCGCTTCCTCGGCCTGTCGGAGTTCGGCCCCCAGTCGCTGGTCTATCATGAAGGCAGCCGCTACCGCGTCGTGAAGGCTTCTCTTGCCGCGCGCGATCTCGAAACGGTTGCGACCGGGGCGACGTTGCCCATGCGGTCAGCCCGGCTCTGCCCCCTGTGCGGATACGGGCATTTCGGCAACCAGCAGGAAGCCGACACCTGTGTTCATTGCCACGGCGGTCTCGAAGGCGGCATGTTCCTCAACTCACTGTACCGGATCGACCAGGTCGGCACGAGGCGCGCCGACCGTATCACATCTGACGAAGAGGAGCGACAGCGCCTCGGGTACGACCTTCGGACCACCATCCAGTTCCCCTTCGAGAACGGGCGGCCAAGAATAAATACCGCAATTTATACTTCGAGCGGCGACGAGTTCCTCGAAGCGAGATTCTGCTCCGCGGCGACCGTCTGGCAGATCAATCTCGGGTGGCGCAACCGCACGAACAAGACCGTGTATGGCTTCAACATCGATGTGACCACCGGCTCCTGGTGCAAGGACTCCCAGTCCCCGCTGGAAGACGACGTGGAGGTCGAGGAAGGCCGCGCCGTCCAGCGCATCACACCGTTTGTCGAAGATCGCCGCAACATCCTCCTCGTGACCCTGAAGACACCGCTCGAAGCTCCCCAGATGGCCACGTTCGAGTATGCCCTCAAGCGCGGCATCGAGTCGGTCTTCCAGCTTGAGGAAAACGAGCTTGCATCGCAGCCCATGCCGACCGCAGCCCAGCGCAACGCGATCCTGTTCTTCGAGTCTGCGGAAGGAGGAGCCGGCGTCCTGACGCGTCTGACGACCGATCTCGACCTCTTCGCGAAAGTTGCCCGCCGGGCTCTCGAAATCTGTCATTATCGGTCCCGATCGGGGAATTGGACCGGCCCGGACGACCTCGAAGACACGAAGCCCGAATGCGAAGCCGGGTGCTACAAGTGCCTGCTCAGCTACTCCAACCAGCCGGAACACGAGCAGATCGACCGCAGGAACCCCGATTTTCTGGCGGTCATGTGCCACCTGGCCCATGTCCAGGGACGAAAAGCCGTCGACGGCCTCACGCCCGACGGTCAGTTCGAACAGCTCCTGGCCAAATGCGAGAGCGGTCTCGAAAAGGCATGGCTCACGGCCGTGCGCGACAACGGCTACCATCTCCCCGACGAAGCCCAGCGTCTCCTGTCGGAGTTCGAAACGCGCCCCGACTTCCTCTACCGCGACCGCCAGATCATTGTCTACATCGACGGCCCCCACCACGAATCCGACGCCCGGAAAAAGATCGACCAGGCCCAGGCCAGGCGCCTCATGAACGCCGGCTATGAGGTTATCCGCTTCCCGAAAGAACGCGAAACCTGGCCCGACATCTTCGCCCGCTACCCCGACATCTTCGGTAGAAGACACGGCACCTGACGTTCGCTGGTTTCTTTCTATATAACGACATAGTATTGGTGAATATATGAATACATCTATTGAATCAGACACATCTTCGCAGGCGGGAGCGACGGCCCAGGCTTCTGTGGATAGTACATTCCAGCCTGGCAGTCTCGTTCGACTGCGCGATCGGGAATGGATCGTCATGCCGGAGAGCCGGCCGGACGTTCTACATCTGCGACCGCTGGGCGGGGCTGAGGAAGACGCCGTCCAGGTCTACGTGCCACTCGAATCGGTGCCGCCCCGGGCCGCCACCTTCGCTCCGCCCGATCCCGCGACGTCAGGGTCCCAGGCATCGGGTCTCCTTCTGCGCGAGGCCCTGCGCCTGAAACTCCGGGCCGGGGCCGGCCCGTTCCGCAGCTTCGGCCACCTCGCCTTCGAGCCGCGCGCCTACCAACTCGTGCCGCTCCTGATGGCCCTCAAGCTCGACCCGGTCCGGCTGCTGGTCGCCGACGGCGTTGGTATAGGCAAGACGATAGAAGCCGGCCTCATCGTGCGCGAGCTGCTCGATCGCGGCGAGATCAGGCGTTTCTCGGTCATCTGCCCCCCCCACCTGTGCGAGCAGTGGCAGAAAGAGCTCGCATCGAAGTTCAACCTCGCCGCCGAAGTCGTCCGCACCGGCACCGCGAGCCGCCTCGAACGCGGCCTGCCGGCCGGCACCTCGGTCTTCGACGTCCACCCCTTCACCATCGTCTCCCTCGATTACATCAAGTCCGACAAACGCCGCGACGAGTTCCTTCGAGCCTGCCCCGAGTGCATCATCGTCGAGGAGGCCCACACCTGCGTCCAGGCCGGCACCGACACCCGCCACCAGCGGTTCAAGCTCCTCAAGGGCCTCGCCGAGAATGACCAGCGCCACATGATCTTCCTCACCGCGACGCCCCACAGCGGAAGCGACCCCGCGTTCGACAACCTTCTCGCCCTTCTGAACCCGCGATTCCAGACCCTCTCCCAGCTCACCGATGTCGAGCGCCGCAACCTGCGCGAGCAAC
Above is a genomic segment from Candidatus Ozemobacteraceae bacterium containing:
- a CDS encoding DEAD/DEAH box helicase yields the protein MDVFQFRDRLVEDYRRFSTSFTKIMAPDIRSFVEQTYDAGRFWPAPLIQLNPNFVRAGSVEDLVNQGRLHPQCNSLFRRDKDTFPGGKTLYLHKHQEEAIAIASRGESYVLTTGTGSGKSLSYFIPIVNHVLHTKTGHGPGKQITAIVVYPMNALCNSQLEELERFLGKNGPVTFARYTGQENEQDRERLADNPPDILLTNYMMLELILTRQQHPDLAIVKAAQGLRFLVLDELHTYRGRQGADVAMLVRRVRESLNPDLLCVGTSATMVSDGDAAARRKVVAGVAGLLFGAPVKPENVVTETLFRMTPESTQIDAATLSRVIQEGVPTEATFTSLRNHPMSAWIELELGLQLEEGKWVRRAPISIKTASERLSQTCGIPTETCAAYLSDYLMLCYKTRDEDGRSLFAFRLHQFFSGAGTVFSTLDEPRKRYLTVEAQQFKPGDRARTLFGLCFCRECGQEYMPVWAALEGKTPVSFTPRELGEKTREDADDDKLTFGFFMPDPEGRFLANDFEAVYPEEWIESHREEYRLKSGYRKYAPVRVTVAPDGRVDAAGLPGWFIPKGFKFCLNPDCRMTYDSSTRSDISKLSTLSSEGRSSATTMLTLSGLRYLLEEAEGLDDKAKKLLGFTDNRQDASLQAGHFNDFVQILLLRSALLAAILDHPDHTLRDDILTQQVFAHLHLAPEDFLANADARGNRLEQTRRTLRDVLGYRLYFDLKRGWRLMNPNLEQIGLLGIRYQGIDECAADEESWAATHPLLASATPATRKEICRTLLDTMRRGLCIKTIYLDNQHQEQIRNRSFADLREPWGLAPDERMFCSAVMVPTSSPARLRDRVPTVYVSLRSRFGKFLKLRSSWGENRCEWPKKFDETVYTEIMSGLLRTMTNHGLVQNIELDGRIGYQVDSGIIEWTIGDPATVSEATATKTNVFFRTLYQNVASALTGKHQTLHQLRAAEHTAQVDAEARQKRETAFREAELPLLFCSPTMELGVDIATLNTVYLRNVPPTPANYAQRSGRAGRSGQPALVITYCANRSPHDQYFFADPTRMVAGSVNPPSIDLANEDLVKSHLHAVWLSQTGQKLPSSIREVLDVEKELDLPIRSDLKQTMDTQRCREGARERGIRILDMLKQELKSDLAAWYSPEWLERTMNQAFLLFEQSFERWRGMYQATRQQMARTHAITMNATASDRERREAKQRYDEAHTQMDMLLQAKSDLNSDFYTYRYLASQGFLPGYNFPRLPLLAYIPGRRERVGRDTFLSRPRFLGLSEFGPQSLVYHEGSRYRVVKASLAARDLETVATGATLPMRSARLCPLCGYGHFGNQQEADTCVHCHGGLEGGMFLNSLYRIDQVGTRRADRITSDEEERQRLGYDLRTTIQFPFENGRPRINTAIYTSSGDEFLEARFCSAATVWQINLGWRNRTNKTVYGFNIDVTTGSWCKDSQSPLEDDVEVEEGRAVQRITPFVEDRRNILLVTLKTPLEAPQMATFEYALKRGIESVFQLEENELASQPMPTAAQRNAILFFESAEGGAGVLTRLTTDLDLFAKVARRALEICHYRSRSGNWTGPDDLEDTKPECEAGCYKCLLSYSNQPEHEQIDRRNPDFLAVMCHLAHVQGRKAVDGLTPDGQFEQLLAKCESGLEKAWLTAVRDNGYHLPDEAQRLLSEFETRPDFLYRDRQIIVYIDGPHHESDARKKIDQAQARRLMNAGYEVIRFPKERETWPDIFARYPDIFGRRHGT